The following coding sequences lie in one Candidatus Nitrospira allomarina genomic window:
- a CDS encoding response regulator yields the protein MYSHVSKIMTESQHEVQFYDQDSFLIEILGRHVEEGLALGESVLLLTTPPHREALVNRLNGHRLLERYMEFDAADTLSQFMVHGWPDSAKFQAVMGQLLRQATENGSGRVRVFGEMVAILWERGEAAAALHLESLWNQLAAEHSFSLLCAYPIRGFSSHTHTHTFQKICSAHSMVRPAENAIVPGPGDHMQADTTLATLQQKAVALESEVRRREELQRTLLQREEELADFLENAVECVHQVGPDGKILWANKAELTMLGYEAHEYFGHSITEFHVDEPIINDILQRLLRGETLCDYPSRLRCKDGSVKDVLIHSNVRWENGTFRYTRCFTRDISERKRIEQELDQRVEERTRELVESQQKLRALAAQLSLAERRVRNEIATELHDYLAQMLIVTRLKLAQATQETEEHTKIRQVLKEADDVLHESILYTRSLMAELSPPILEFGLPMGLRWLAEKFQSYQLTVETHIPDGIVLNLSESQIGLIFQSVRELLMNVVKHAQTDRAQIFLRLQDHMLYLEVVDQGRGCDQATTLTPNVPPLNLEKFGLFSIRERMEALGGRFDFHSSLDQGTRARLLLPLEPVQDNHCSSEGTSTVMAAVSDLTKSIDLVRVLLVEDHAVVREGLRGVLETYPDIEVVAEAEDGEAAVAQAIAYEPDVVIMDINMPKLDGIEATRQIKARFPKTIVIGLSVHQANQVEPALLEAGGSAYVTKESAAACLYKAIQKAIR from the coding sequence GTGTATTCACATGTCTCAAAAATTATGACCGAAAGCCAGCATGAGGTGCAGTTTTACGATCAGGATTCCTTTCTCATAGAAATATTGGGGCGTCACGTTGAAGAAGGTTTGGCATTGGGAGAGTCGGTGCTGCTTCTTACTACTCCACCTCACCGCGAGGCCCTTGTCAATCGTCTGAACGGCCATCGTTTGCTAGAACGGTATATGGAGTTCGATGCGGCTGACACCTTGTCACAGTTTATGGTGCATGGTTGGCCCGATTCTGCAAAGTTTCAGGCCGTCATGGGTCAGTTGCTTCGACAAGCCACCGAAAATGGGAGTGGACGTGTTCGGGTATTTGGTGAAATGGTGGCCATTCTCTGGGAAAGGGGAGAAGCAGCGGCCGCATTGCATCTGGAGTCACTGTGGAATCAGCTTGCAGCCGAACATTCCTTCTCACTTTTATGTGCTTATCCAATACGTGGTTTTTCCAGCCATACCCACACTCATACCTTTCAGAAGATCTGCAGTGCGCATTCGATGGTCAGGCCAGCTGAGAATGCCATCGTTCCCGGGCCGGGTGACCATATGCAGGCCGATACAACTCTTGCCACTTTACAACAAAAAGCCGTTGCTCTGGAAAGTGAGGTGAGGCGTCGGGAGGAACTTCAGCGAACACTCCTGCAACGGGAGGAAGAACTTGCTGATTTTCTGGAGAATGCTGTGGAATGTGTGCATCAGGTCGGCCCGGATGGAAAGATTTTGTGGGCGAATAAAGCCGAACTGACCATGCTTGGCTATGAGGCACATGAATATTTTGGTCATAGTATTACAGAATTCCATGTGGATGAACCTATCATTAACGATATTTTGCAGCGGTTATTACGGGGTGAAACCTTGTGCGACTACCCCTCTAGACTTCGCTGTAAGGACGGGTCGGTCAAAGATGTGTTGATCCATTCGAATGTCCGTTGGGAAAACGGAACATTCCGCTATACGCGGTGCTTTACGAGGGATATTTCGGAACGGAAGCGGATCGAGCAGGAACTCGATCAACGGGTGGAAGAGCGGACCCGGGAGCTCGTGGAATCACAGCAGAAGCTTCGTGCCTTAGCCGCCCAACTCAGTCTTGCTGAACGGCGAGTAAGGAATGAGATTGCCACTGAACTCCATGATTATCTGGCGCAAATGTTAATCGTGACCCGTCTCAAATTGGCCCAGGCCACACAGGAAACTGAAGAACATACGAAAATACGACAGGTCTTGAAAGAAGCCGATGACGTCTTACATGAATCTATTCTTTATACGCGCTCCTTGATGGCCGAACTCAGTCCTCCAATCCTCGAGTTCGGGTTACCCATGGGGCTGCGTTGGCTGGCTGAGAAATTCCAATCCTATCAGCTTACTGTAGAAACCCATATCCCGGATGGCATAGTTTTGAATCTTTCCGAAAGTCAAATCGGGTTGATTTTTCAATCCGTTCGAGAACTGCTCATGAATGTGGTGAAGCATGCCCAGACCGATCGGGCTCAAATATTTCTCCGTCTTCAGGACCATATGCTGTATCTTGAAGTTGTGGATCAAGGGAGAGGATGTGATCAGGCAACCACTCTGACCCCCAATGTCCCACCACTTAATTTAGAGAAATTTGGCTTATTCAGCATTCGTGAACGAATGGAGGCATTGGGTGGGCGGTTTGACTTCCATTCCTCTCTCGATCAGGGGACGCGGGCAAGGCTCCTGCTTCCTCTGGAACCTGTCCAAGATAACCATTGCTCTAGTGAGGGCACTTCCACGGTTATGGCGGCAGTCAGTGATCTTACCAAGAGCATAGATTTGGTGCGGGTGCTGCTGGTCGAAGATCACGCGGTGGTGCGGGAAGGTTTGCGGGGTGTACTGGAAACGTATCCGGATATTGAGGTCGTGGCCGAAGCGGAGGATGGTGAAGCCGCCGTAGCGCAGGCAATAGCGTATGAGCCCGATGTCGTGATCATGGATATTAACATGCCAAAATTGGATGGGATTGAAGCCACCAGGCAAATTAAAGCTCGTTTTCCCAAGACCATCGTGATTGGGTTGTCAGTTCATCAAGCTAATCAAGTGGAGCCGGCGCTCCTGGAGGCCGGCGGTTCGGCCTATGTCACGAAGGAGTCTGCGGCGGCCTGTCTGTATAAGGCCATTCAGAAAGCCATACGATAA
- a CDS encoding RNA recognition motif domain-containing protein, giving the protein MGSKLYVGGLPYSATQAELTDLFSAHGTVESANVISDKFTGQSRGFGFVEMSTGEEAQAAIAALNSTEFGGRTLTVNEAKPQAPRTGGGGGGRGGFGGSGGGGGDFGGKRRSRF; this is encoded by the coding sequence ATGGGTTCAAAATTGTATGTAGGTGGGTTGCCGTATTCAGCGACTCAAGCAGAATTAACCGACCTGTTTTCGGCACACGGCACCGTCGAATCAGCTAACGTCATTAGCGACAAATTCACCGGCCAATCGCGCGGGTTCGGATTTGTTGAAATGTCTACCGGAGAGGAAGCACAAGCCGCAATTGCAGCATTGAACTCTACGGAGTTTGGTGGCCGCACATTGACGGTGAACGAGGCCAAACCTCAAGCCCCACGAACCGGTGGCGGCGGAGGCGGCCGTGGTGGATTCGGTGGCAGTGGCGGAGGCGGAGGAGATTTTGGAGGAAAACGGCGCAGCCGATTCTAA
- a CDS encoding TolC family protein, translated as MWFKQIICLIMLYGLCWQPVLAATDTTPQAAAPTYSLQDILAMALEKNPLMNESEGVIEQREGDKISASAYPNPTLWVQSGRGTVRDPTGITLTERYATLYQPIEWPGKRAARQQAAQAGLDGALASKEEAKLNLIAATKQAFYDLLFAERQTATAIQNVRTMEEVRKAVIRRVDAGEAPPFDSVKIQVESMKVQKEVARTRGVVQSIQASLNSLTAGALGLDFSIQGDFAVWPGALHLDTLSEQTLANHPIITKWKKLIAQAQHTHRQEQQARVPDVTLSGGYQRDAGREAYIAGVSIPFPVWNQRQGDIAQAKGALRQREASLLRAKQDLLKGIAQQIQLSQAAAAQIATYEKGLLKQAQEALRIAQVSFKFGEASLLDVLDAQRVLRQTQVDYAQAKYDLSIALTELERVTGGTVQP; from the coding sequence ATGTGGTTCAAACAGATCATTTGCCTCATCATGCTATACGGTCTCTGCTGGCAACCCGTGTTGGCAGCGACTGACACCACACCACAGGCTGCGGCCCCGACCTATAGTCTGCAAGATATTCTGGCCATGGCCTTAGAGAAAAATCCCCTTATGAATGAAAGTGAGGGAGTCATCGAACAAAGGGAAGGAGACAAAATCTCTGCCTCCGCTTATCCCAACCCCACGCTATGGGTTCAGAGTGGACGTGGAACCGTCAGAGATCCTACCGGCATTACCCTCACTGAACGATATGCCACCCTCTATCAGCCTATCGAATGGCCGGGGAAACGGGCGGCACGCCAACAGGCAGCCCAGGCAGGCCTGGACGGAGCCCTGGCCTCAAAAGAAGAAGCCAAACTGAATTTGATTGCCGCAACCAAACAGGCTTTCTATGACCTCTTATTCGCCGAACGTCAAACGGCGACGGCCATCCAAAATGTCCGGACGATGGAAGAAGTCCGAAAAGCCGTGATTCGTCGCGTCGACGCCGGTGAAGCACCCCCTTTTGATTCCGTGAAAATCCAGGTAGAGAGCATGAAAGTTCAAAAAGAAGTCGCCCGGACCAGGGGGGTCGTCCAGTCTATCCAAGCCTCATTAAATAGTCTCACTGCCGGGGCATTGGGGCTTGATTTCTCCATTCAAGGCGATTTCGCCGTCTGGCCTGGAGCCTTACACCTCGATACACTCTCGGAGCAGACTCTGGCGAACCATCCCATCATTACCAAATGGAAAAAACTGATAGCACAAGCGCAGCACACCCACCGTCAGGAGCAACAGGCTCGCGTGCCCGATGTGACACTGAGTGGAGGATACCAACGAGACGCAGGGCGGGAAGCCTATATCGCTGGGGTTTCCATTCCTTTTCCGGTCTGGAATCAACGACAGGGAGATATCGCCCAAGCCAAAGGCGCCTTGCGACAACGGGAAGCGAGCCTCCTTCGGGCCAAGCAGGACCTTCTCAAAGGCATTGCCCAGCAGATCCAACTTTCTCAAGCCGCGGCCGCACAAATTGCCACATACGAAAAGGGACTGCTCAAGCAGGCACAAGAGGCGCTACGTATCGCCCAAGTCAGCTTTAAATTCGGAGAAGCCAGTCTGTTGGATGTGCTGGATGCCCAACGGGTCTTACGGCAAACACAAGTAGACTACGCGCAAGCCAAATACGATCTCTCGATTGCCCTGACCGAACTGGAACGCGTCACCGGCGGAACCGTACAACCCTGA
- a CDS encoding MBL fold metallo-hydrolase, whose amino-acid sequence MKISFHGAARSVTGSRHLIHAGSSRLLLDCGMFQGRRDLAATLNRHLGFDPKSLTAVCLSHAHIDHSGALPVLAKEGFRGSVHMTSATADLTKILLEDSARIQQSDCRYVNKKERRRGPTCVTPFYSIEDVRIIGNQFRGLRYGTNTSAAPNLKVQFHDAGHILGSAGIWVKHQSRGNTTSVLFSGDLGRANMPILRDPHPPPSCDVLIIESTYGDRLHEDDQAKRTAIAKELVTHAIQHKSKIIVPAFSVGRTQEIIMRIKDLVNNGEVDPIPIYIDSPLALKATKVFLQHPECYDEETYQTFTSTGDVFAAKYINFISTAQDSKLLNRRSGPCVIISASGMCEGGRVVHHLKHTIEDEANVIVLVGWQAEHTLGRKLAEEWDTVPIFGIPTQRRAQIVRLNGYSAHADRDDLLAYVRAITPHPRKAFVVHGEERQSLAFAMRLKAEFPGMEVEVPRVDSTHDV is encoded by the coding sequence ATGAAGATTTCGTTTCATGGAGCCGCCCGATCCGTCACGGGGAGTCGTCATCTCATTCACGCGGGATCCTCCCGCCTGCTTCTGGACTGCGGCATGTTTCAAGGACGGCGAGACCTCGCGGCCACACTGAATCGGCACCTTGGCTTTGATCCAAAATCCCTGACGGCGGTGTGCTTATCCCATGCCCACATCGACCACTCCGGGGCTCTTCCGGTCCTGGCAAAGGAGGGCTTTCGCGGATCGGTCCATATGACGTCGGCCACGGCAGATTTGACAAAAATTTTACTGGAAGATTCCGCCAGAATTCAGCAAAGTGACTGTCGATACGTGAATAAAAAAGAACGACGGAGGGGTCCAACCTGTGTCACACCCTTTTATTCGATAGAGGACGTTCGAATCATCGGCAATCAGTTTCGAGGGTTACGATATGGGACCAACACCTCTGCGGCCCCCAATCTAAAGGTGCAATTTCATGATGCCGGTCATATTCTGGGATCGGCGGGAATCTGGGTTAAGCATCAAAGTCGTGGCAATACCACCTCGGTCCTGTTTTCGGGAGACCTAGGGAGGGCCAACATGCCGATCCTTCGGGATCCGCATCCGCCTCCCTCCTGTGATGTCCTGATCATTGAATCGACGTATGGCGACCGACTGCATGAGGACGACCAGGCCAAACGAACAGCGATCGCGAAAGAACTCGTGACCCATGCGATTCAACATAAAAGCAAAATTATTGTTCCAGCCTTTTCGGTCGGCCGCACTCAAGAAATCATCATGCGCATTAAGGACCTCGTGAACAATGGAGAGGTCGATCCCATTCCAATTTATATCGACTCCCCTCTTGCGTTGAAAGCCACCAAAGTCTTTCTCCAGCACCCGGAATGCTACGACGAAGAAACTTATCAAACCTTTACCTCGACCGGCGATGTCTTTGCCGCGAAATACATCAATTTTATCTCGACGGCTCAAGACAGCAAGCTCCTGAATCGGCGCAGCGGCCCATGCGTCATTATTTCGGCATCGGGCATGTGTGAAGGGGGGCGCGTCGTGCATCATCTCAAGCATACGATTGAGGATGAAGCCAATGTTATCGTCCTGGTAGGATGGCAAGCCGAGCACACCTTAGGACGCAAACTGGCTGAGGAATGGGACACGGTGCCTATTTTTGGAATCCCTACACAACGGCGAGCTCAGATAGTCCGGTTAAATGGATATTCCGCCCATGCGGACCGGGATGATCTCCTCGCCTATGTCCGCGCAATTACCCCACATCCTCGAAAAGCATTTGTTGTGCATGGCGAAGAACGCCAGTCCCTCGCGTTTGCCATGAGACTGAAAGCGGAATTCCCCGGCATGGAAGTGGAAGTCCCACGGGTTGACTCTACTCACGACGTCTAA
- a CDS encoding LOG family protein codes for MTNFPQSDPPPLSSPAYKRADSDLDFLQRDDLRAVRLQLEWFKPELLQQDEGIESTIVVFGSARLLEPAAAKAKLLIAEEELTASPHDPEKKRAVAIAKNQKAYSPYYQEAREFGRLVSSSCQIDGRRKFVIITGGGPGIMEAANRGAADVKAKSIGLNIALPHEQLPNPYITPALCFQFRYFALRKMHFLNRAKALVVFPGGFGTMDELFETLTLLQTGKVRDVSVILIGRPFWEDLINWEKFVENGLIEAEDLQLFHYAETAGEAWNIIMAEHPLEAPS; via the coding sequence ATGACCAATTTCCCCCAATCTGACCCTCCTCCCCTGTCTTCTCCCGCATACAAACGGGCAGACTCCGACCTTGATTTTTTGCAGCGGGACGACCTCAGGGCGGTCCGGCTCCAACTGGAATGGTTTAAACCGGAATTACTCCAACAGGACGAGGGTATCGAATCCACCATTGTGGTGTTCGGCAGTGCCAGGCTTCTGGAACCGGCCGCAGCCAAAGCCAAACTCTTGATCGCGGAAGAAGAGCTGACCGCCTCACCACACGATCCGGAAAAAAAACGGGCCGTGGCCATTGCCAAAAACCAGAAGGCTTATTCTCCCTATTATCAGGAAGCACGTGAATTCGGCCGCCTGGTGTCTTCCAGTTGTCAGATAGACGGACGTCGAAAATTTGTCATCATCACCGGCGGGGGTCCCGGTATCATGGAGGCAGCCAATCGGGGTGCAGCCGATGTAAAAGCCAAATCCATCGGACTGAATATTGCGTTACCACATGAGCAATTACCCAATCCATACATTACTCCTGCACTGTGTTTTCAATTTCGTTACTTTGCCCTTCGAAAAATGCACTTTCTCAATCGAGCCAAAGCCTTGGTGGTCTTTCCCGGCGGATTCGGAACAATGGACGAATTATTTGAGACCCTGACCCTTCTTCAAACAGGAAAAGTACGTGATGTCTCAGTCATACTCATCGGACGACCCTTTTGGGAAGATCTCATCAACTGGGAGAAATTTGTGGAGAATGGCTTGATCGAGGCTGAAGACCTGCAATTGTTTCATTATGCTGAAACCGCAGGGGAAGCCTGGAACATTATCATGGCCGAACATCCACTTGAAGCCCCATCATGA